The Lolium rigidum isolate FL_2022 chromosome 2, APGP_CSIRO_Lrig_0.1, whole genome shotgun sequence genomic interval AAGTGCGAGCATCTCATACATTGCCCTTTTATTATTCTTATAATTTGTACCTTCATAAGCAATGAAGGTGTCTCAATATGCCATGGAGGATTGCAGGCCAGAAAGTTGCTACATTGCGGGCTGTAGGAGACGTAGAATGGggtgaaaaagaaaataaagggatgcttgaggactgttgtaCTTGCAATGTGCATCAAAGTCAAATGATGTTTTACATGCCTTGTTGTCCCGTGACAAGCTGGAGATGTACACGGAAGCTGGAGATGATAATTGATTTCTCTATAAGCATCCATTTATATTGTTCCTTGCTGAAACGAATTTAATTCTGTAGAGAATACTAGAGTCATCTTTCACAAGGTACTAGATTTGCTATAGTCCGCAAGTTTTTTGATAGTGCGTCTTAGGAATAATGTGTATGCTTTCAGGCGGTATTTTATTTATGAACTTGTAGGTAATGTTTTTATCCAATTACAATATATATTCATTTTCTAAAAGGATGGCAAACAGCTTAGCCTCTACGCATCTTTAGAACTGCATTCTTGAGGCATGCGAGATGATGGCTGAAGGGGCTTAGAAGGATTGACGCTTGAATCTTAAGGGAGGAGGGCCCCATGGTGATGGGGGAATGCTTATCTGCCTGGACAAGTTATTTGCATGTCCTTTAACATGTATGATATATGTATAATACTATATGAATATGAATATTTTGAATAGGGTGTTGAAGTCTAAACACAGTGTTGTAGTTACATTCATTCTATTTATGGGAGTTCACTTTTCCTACGATATATGATCTCACTGGTTTTCACCATCCAACTTGACATAAAGTGAAGCCTATCGTAAGAATGAATTTAGTGGGTTTGGAAatattatgtactccctccgtcctaaaataAGTAACTCAATTTAGTGGGTTTGGAAATACAATTGCAATAATGATTTGTTTGAATTTTAATCATTGTTCTACTTCATAATCTGTTTTgtcacccgtggcaacgcacgggcattttactaGTATATATATAGATGCGCTATTTGACTCCCATGgagcagaatattattctgcacccgGGTCAAACTAGCAGCCGCGCTGTTCTGCCCGCGCGCTACCGCATCTAGCGGCAGACGACGTAAAAAAATTGTTGCGTGCGTTCCCGGTGCTGGCCGCGCCGTATAACCGTAGCTGGCCCACGATCCACGCGACGCACCACCATCACCCCGTACCAAGCGACGTAGAAAACCAAATGATGCGATGTAAGAGAATTAGGTCCACCGAACATATGAGGTAATAAAGTTACGGCCGAGTCGTCAAACAAATGTGGACGTGCTAGCTGCATCGACCAACAATCTTAGTACAGAGTAGAATTTTAATACTAATAAACCACAACAAATCAAATTTGTGTATGTAAGTAAACAAAAGTTTATTTTTAGCCCTAAATGTATTTTGAGCAATCATATTTAACATTTTTTGAAATTCAGAAGGGATTCataaaataaaatcaaaataGTAGAGTGAAAGTAACAACCAGACTTAACTAATTGTACTGAAAATGCATAACCATATTTGGAAGAACATATTATCCATTCTTGTTCTATTCGTCTTGGAAGGATCCATGAAATTCCGGCGTTCCAAAACAGGGCATTTAGAGCCACAAATTACATTTTATTTCCAAAAAGACGCCAGTGATAGCTCCACCAACTTAGCTACCCAGGTAAAGAACACACCTGACTAACACAATCATGTCGTGTCTTGGACGCTAGCTCCTTTCCGCCGACCGTATAATGACTAGAATCACATTGTTTTCTCCAATAACTATATCTTCTGACCATCGCTAGCATTTTCTCCAGTGCTTTGTACAGCCAGTTAGTCCCCCAGGAAGCAATACTGGAGATAATTGTTCGAGGAGCTAACAATATCTTGCAAAAATGTGCTGTTGTCGTAGTCACTGGAGGGTTGAGGCCGTCGGTGGAGACAGGAGCTCCCGGTATCGACCACTTTAGTGCATCTCTGGCACCCATCCGAAAAACTCGACCGCATTCAGGTCCTTCGATGAGGACATGTAGACATGTAGTACAACGAGCTGCCTTGTCAGCCTGGGGCAAATATAAACATCGCAGGGTTAGACCCTGCTAACACAACCAATAAGCAAAAGATCAACTGAAACTTGAAATATCAGCCAGGAACTAATTAGTGGCAACTGAGAAAGCATGTTGCTCGACTATGACCTTGGACATGCCGCTACAGCCAAAATCGAACCCACCAATAAAATTGTTCAAGCCGACAAAGAGATCACCGATGGCCAGTCCATCACATATACCCACTCGCTTTATTGGTATTTGGATGTCCTTGAAGTACTTGGAAGGTTTGTTTCAAATTGTCAAGAAACAAATATTTTTTAGGCACACTCCTTATTTCTACATATACCCACTTCCGCAGACAAACAATACAAATCACATTAGGGGCAACATATGTGCTCTCATTAGACCGAATTTCTCTTGCTCCGAAGCCATCCACCGCCCACCCAATATCAAGCAAAGTTTTAGAAGCAGTGTCTCGCCTATAGCTATTGGCCTACTACAAAAATGGCAAAACGTAAATGACTAAATAGCACGTTATGCAACTAATGGAAATGCATGGGGATGAATCAAAATCATAATTCAATGGCAGTCATACAGTGATGAACAGTCAAGAGGAAGAAACTAATCATATTTCAATGTAAATTATGTCAAAGATAAACGTGAATCTTAAGCAAAAATAATGATACAGATCTTCCTAATAGAATCAAATGCTGGGCAATAAAcataaatgatgtttgtttgaatTTGCCATAAAGATAAGCTGAATTTGTAAGACACGGCAGGGACCAGAAACCcaaaaaatagtttttttttaataGGACGGTATGCAACTAATGGAAAAGCATGCGGATGAATCAAAATCATAATTCATTGGCAGTCATACAGTGATGAACAGTCAAGAAGAAGAAACTAATCATATTTCAAAGCATAGCTCTGAAAACAGGAAATTATGTCGAAGGTAAACATGAATCTTAAGAAAAAATAATGATACGGATTTTCCTAATAGAATCAAATGCTGGGCAGTAAACATAAATTATGTTTGTTTGAATTTGCCAGAAAGATAAGCTGAATTTGTAAGACACACTAGGGATCACAAAACCACACAAATAGTATTTTTTTCAAATAGCATGTTATGCAATGTATGGAAAAGCATGCAGATGAATCAAAATCATAATTCAATAGCAGTCATACAGTGATGAACAGTCAAGAAGAAGAAACTAATTATCATATTTCAATGCATAGCTCTGAAAGACACGAAATTATGTCAAAGATAAACATGAACCTTAAGCAAAGATAATGATACGGATCTTCCTAATAGAATCAAATGCTGGTAGTAAACATAAATTATGTTTGTTTGAATTTGCCAGAAAGAAAAGCTGAATTTGTAAGACACGGTAGGGATCAAAACCCCACAAATAGTATTTTTCAGTAAAAAATGATTGATTCATTCCAATGGCGACATGTAGAAGGTGGACCAAACTTTTTTATATATTTAAATGAAAAGAGCGAATCGTAAACTTAAAACCAAGCCGTATAAAACTTGAAGCTTTAGCGACAAATTAGGTAAATGCAGGTAAGTGAACCTGAAAAATATGTACCTCCCAAACAAGCTGAATATATTCCTGAGGGAAAAGGCAGAATGGAGCTAAATTCCAATAGAAATAACGTAGTAATTCTAAGCTATTTACAAAGATGGTAAGCCCATAGCAGACAATTAGATCCAAGGTTTTAATTGTATCATCACATCATTAACTATTCATATAGACGTGCATCTGCAAAAAAAATTATGACATTATCCTGGCAGAAACCTACACTAATGCATAACAACACATCAGCAGCATGACCTATTCCACTGATTAATTAGCAAAGTCTATCTAACATAGCTGCATCTGCACAAAACTGAATCTTCAGAGCAAGAGTTCAAACTGAAAAGGGGGACTATAGAGATAGATGTAGGACTATTGCCGCGTCACTGGGCAGGACACAACGAAAGGACTACAAAAAGTGAATGTTTGGTTTGTCCCCATATTGCAAGATCAAGTCTTTTTATCCCATACTTGAGCAGAAAGATAAGAGCCCACCGCAAAGACCGAACTGCCAATCTAATACTAAACATGCCACTTGCAGATTACCACTTTATTTGCtcttgaagaaaaaaaatcatggcTAGCTAACTGTATGTCTGTATCCAACAAACAAGTCAAGGAAACGGTGGTGCTGCAGATCGGGACGCACCTCCTATTGAAGAAAGGATCCACAAGTTGGAGAGTGTTCGCGCGGCCTGGTACGCATTCCCTGCAAAAGGATACGTGAGCCACCTCGAAAATTAATTTGCCCAGAGCTGACGAGGATGGGGAGGAGTACTTGCCTCTCTAACAGGGGCGGCCGTGCGGAAGAGTACCTGTTGGATGGGGGAGAGGAAGCGCGGCGACTGCAGGCTCTCCATGGAAAACGCCGCGCAGTAGCTTGTGGACGCGTCGTCGTCTACCGGGAAGCGCCCCGCGCGCAGCTCCCGTCGGGGCTTTCCACGAGCGCCGCCTGGAATTCGGGACCGCCGGCGAGGGTAGGGCGGACCTGGGGTCGTCGAAAAGGAGGGGGAATGCGCTGGGGCACGGTCGCACGTAGGCCTGTAAGTGGAAGCGGCTGACCACGGGGCCGCCCGACCAAGCCCACTATACTCGCTAAGTGAACGCCCACGGAAACGGATAGAACCGTGGCGGAAATTCACGATGCGTccgctaccgccgccgccgctgtgaaTCATCGTGAGTTCGTGACCCCCTTCGTGGCGATGGAGGCGGACGTCATGCCCAAAGATATACCTCCGGATGAGTGTGGCTGCAGGCTTCCGCAGGCCCACGACGCCGCGCCGCGAAAAAAACGCCTTGTGGCGTCGCGGACAACCTGCTACACTAAAGTGGGCTTTGTGGCCCAGTGCTTCTTCGCCCGCTCGGCCCGCTACCCGCACCGCATTCCCGACCTGTCATCTAGCGCCGCCGCTGTCTCTCCGCTTTCTTCCGGCCCCGCCTCTGTGCTGCCGCCGTGCTCCGTGGGGTGCCGGACCGCACGATCCGCCGGGGCCTCCGTCGATTTCGGTCGACCTTGGAGGCGCCGCAGCAACTAGCCGCTCTGGAGGGCGGCGGGGGGGCGTGGAGGCCCGGATCTGGCGGAACCCAGGGTGGACGGGAAGAGCTCATCCTCCTGCGCCAGCATCTTCTTGGTGCACGGCGCCGTTGTCCCGTTGACCTGCTCGAGCTCGCACCCCTTCCGCCGCGCCGCCAGCGAGAACACCAGCCCACCGATGCCGCCGCCCGCCACCAGCACGCACGCTTCCTGCCGCCAGTCTCCTTCCCGACGGCGCCGGGGCGATCTCCGCGACGGCCGCCGCGTTCGCGCCACCAGCCTCGCGCTGCACGCTCGTCGCCACTGCAGGGCCACAAGGGTAGAAGTGGTGCGTCTTCCGGCAGAGAGGAGGACCATGGGCAGAGAAGTGGTGCGTCTTCGCGGAAGCAGGAACCTGCAAATCCTGCACCTGTCCGCGTATGTGCGGACGCAGGCACCTGCTTATCCTGCTATTTGCACTGGCGGCTCACGCGGCTAAAGCGGGCTCCTCCGTGGACTTGTCCACTTGCATCCTTAGATATACCCCACCGTCGCTGCCCCATCCCCATCCCTCGCCCCCTCTCCCTCAGCTCGTCTGCTCCGGCCGCCTCCATCCGTCGTCGAGCAGCTGGTGTCTGGCGAGATTCGTGGGGAGCAGCCATAGTCCGGTGAGGTTCGTGGGGAGCATCCGGCGCACGGCCATGTCAGTAAGGAAGAGCAGGGCGGCAACGGGTCCTCGTCGACCTTGCAGAACCGCCGCCCGCGTTCCGGCCGCCCGCGGTCAGCACCCTCCGCCACGGTCGTTGGCTGGAGCGAAACGAATGGAGAAGAAGCCTCCCGAATAGATAAAATATCGTGGTGGGCCTGTACCTCTTGGCTGCGTCACACGTTGATAAGCTGGCGGGCCTTAAGCGGGCGTAGCGGCCGGCCGCTAAACGTGATTGTATTTTACGGGAGAATCCGTTGTGTACCGTATAGCTTGAACGGCGTAATCGATCACTTGGTGGGCCGCCGTGGGCGTGTCCACTTACAGGTATAGTCGCACGGATTCTtcgggcggcagcggcggggatCTGGTGGTCGCCGGATTTTTGGAGCTGGAGGAGCGCACGCCGGTAGTTTCTGGAAACTGGGTCCAATGGGCAACGCATGTCCGAATCCCCACGATAAGAAAAACCAGCGAGGTAATAAACCCCAAAATATACATCGGGCGGAGCCGCACCGGAAGCAGGCTCAGTCTGGCTCGGTCGACCGATCCACGTGTAGAATTACTTATTCTACCCCCAGGGTGTCTAATAGAGTTTCTCTCTCTATATCTACACCCGGGTCGTTTGACCCAGCCGGATGAGCCAGTCAGCCTCCACCAAGCGAGTTGGGTCGAACCGGATTGATCCTACGGGTCCCCGactattgtatttttttttttttacaattgaCGGTTTCTTCCCTTTTCTGGTCGTGGGGTGCTGAGCTACGCCCCATCCATCAAATTAATCGTGCATGCGGTTCTGATTTGTGGCAGGCGGAGGCGTCGTgcggccgacggccggcggcgggcGGCTGCAGCTGGAATTGCAGCGGTCGGCTAGGGCTGCACTGCTGATTGCGGCGGGCGTCGGCTATCCTCGGCGGCGTCGATTCGGCTTCAGTTCCTGTAGCACGCGGGCGTATGGCCTCCGATCCTCCCTGGCGATTGGAGGAACGACCACCAGCGCCGCTGGCCCGAGCCCCCCGCTGCCGTCTGCGGCTGTTCCCGCGCGCTTCGCGACCAACACTTCTCCGGCCGCCCCCTGCAACCAGCACCGGCCGCTCACACCATCTTCTTCGTTGtcggtctccggcgagctccgcaTCCCTCCATCGTCAGCACGAATAAAGCCCTGCATCCATCCATCCCTGCATCAGCTACTTTGTGTGCTTAGACGACAAGGTTTGCCGCTGTCGTTCCTTACTAATTTCATCAGAATTTTTGGTTTAAACCGTACTGCGTTTAGGATAGATTTGTGTACTTGTTAGTCTGCAGACTCTGGGTATGTAGGCAGCCGTGAGCCCTCAGTGGATTGGGAGATGGCTATATGGTGTTGGTGGTATTTATTCTCGATGGTTCGCGGTCACTGCTGTTGGTGCGCGTGCGGCTCGCCTTCGTCGTCGGAAGAGTGACTCTCTGGCCATGGTCTGTGGCCTGAATGGCTGAATTAATGTGGGCATGAGTGTGTACTGTATACGTGGGTAGTTTAGATTCAGGCACTGACGGGCTAGCAAAATAGACACTCTGCCATAACAAAATACTCCATCGATGATTGTTTCCACAAAGATTTGGCAGCTAATTAATAATAACCAGAGTAAAATCAAGTACtcaattttaggataaattagCTGATTTAGAATCTACTTTACAACAACCCGAGACACTCTTTTTTACATGGTGCTGGTTAACAGTGTCTCACAACGTAGAAGTTTCAAACAGGTTTTATCTAAACAAATACTGAAATTTATGGCATAATACATTTATGGAGTATTTTTGCAATTGGTACCTGCGAGTAGTTCATCACTTAGGTCTCCTTAATTACTGATGGTTGTGTTTTCAGTCACATTTTCTGGATCCTTAGCTTATATGTGGCATCAGAGCTGCGCTGTAATTGTTGTTTGTGATTTAAATCATCCCAAGGTGAGAGGCTGCTTTTGGTGAGgtaattttgattttttatgatGTAGCTGTGTCGGTGTCCTTCGTTGCTGATTTCGGTGGTACGCAACCCGTGATTGGCTCTTGGATCTTTTATATTTTCCACCGGTACTCTTCACTACCACCCATTTCTACCAATTTGGATGAGTAAGTGTCGGTGTTTTCTTTCCCATTGTGCATCATTTTTGGTTCGCAATTGTTCAGTTTTATTCGCCATAAAGCTTAAGAAATAAAGCTTGAGATAAGTATTTCTACATAATTTCTTAGTTATTGGCTGCAATGGTATCTCCAATCTAGTGCTACGGGGCAACTGGGCATGCTAGATTGTATGCAAAATTTGAATTGCTATTATGAAATGCATACTGGTTATAAATTAGGAATTTAAATCCTTCTACAAACCTGAATGTCTATTTCCGATAATCCTTCTACATGGGATTTTTATTTATGGCATTTTTTTTTTATTGCAGAGCAACGAGGGTTGCTAGCATTCAATTCGGGAGATGATGGTGCTCAAGTTGGCTCGGGCAGAAAGCACACTGAAATTCTGATGGTGCAGTTTGGGAATGAATCGATATTTCTTTCAGTTAGATGTCATAGGAAAATTATTCAGTAATCTTATTTGCaaacccttcaaagaggaaatttGTTGTCGTATGGTACTTGGAAATCCATTTATTATGTTCCCTTCCgttaaaaaaaaaagagttgaTTCGTAAATTTTACCTAACCCCCATGTGTAGGTCTGGCATGCAAGGAAGGTCAATAACAAATTTGTTATCGCCTGGTGGCTGTGGGTGGCATCGGTATCGTGCTCAGCTGCGCGCAGCCTCGGCACTACTTTGGGCCCTTTCATGGCGGTGGAGCATGCCTGTGGGCTTCGATTTAAGGTAC includes:
- the LOC124690655 gene encoding uncharacterized protein LOC124690655, which produces MGNACPNPHDKKNQRGGGVVRPTAGGGRLQLELQRSARAALLIAAGVGYPRRRRFGFSSCSTRAYGLRSSLAIGGTTTSAAGPSPPLPSAAVPARFATNTSPAAPCNQHRPLTPSSSLSVSGELRIPPSSARIKPCIHPSLHQLLCVLRRQEQRGLLAFNSGDDGAQVGSGRKHTEILMVWHARKVNNKFVIAWWLWVASVSCSAARSLGTTLGPFMAVEHACGLRFKQQRWM